The following are encoded in a window of Lynx canadensis isolate LIC74 chromosome B1, mLynCan4.pri.v2, whole genome shotgun sequence genomic DNA:
- the LOC115511505 gene encoding tripartite motif-containing protein 60-like: MEFVTALVHLQEESNCPICLDYLKDPVTINCGHNFCRSCINMMWKDLEDTFPCPVCRFCFRNKNLRSNRQLSNLTEIAKLLQVRRSKRKRQEEYSVCEKHNQFLTLFCGKDLEVLCTQCSLSVQHQKHYICPIKKAASYHRKILEYSIEPLQNNVERVEKVISLQASKIVELKKKVEYRREEIISEFEQLRLFLQNQQEALLRQMKDEEMDILTKLNTNRITFSDHVSTLKHLLKEVECKCGQSELELLTHVKGIYHRYQNLKRPELFLFRLKKYGLSLPPQYSGLGKIIKPFQVDVILDLETAHPRLIVSEDRKTVHYGKRRKYLCYNPRRFYLCPAVLGSKRFSSGRHYWEVIVGNKPKWTLGVCQDCFPRNWRNQPVAEGGFWAIGRYIESIYVMLGPKRSQLLPTVRPTKIGIFLDYELGEVSFYNMNDRSLLYTFNDSFTEAVCPYFYVGIDSEPLQISSVTDDER, from the coding sequence ATGGAGTTTGTAACAGCCCTGGTACACCTCCAGGAAGAGTCTAACTGCCCCATCTGTCTGGACTACTTGAAAGACCCAGTGACTATAAACTGTGGGCACAACTTCTGTCGCTCCTGCATCAACATGATGTGGAAGGATCTAGAAGATACCTTCCCCTGTCCTGTCTGCCGTTTTTGCTTTCGTAACAAAAACTTACGGAGCAACCGCCAGCTCAGTAATTTGACTGAAATTGCTAAACTACTGCAGGTcagaaggagcaagagaaaaaggCAGGAAGAATATTCCGTGTGTGAGAAACACAATCAGTTTCTGACCCTTTTTTGCGGGAAGGACCTAGAGGTTTTATGTACACAGTGCAGCCTCTCTGTTCAACACCAGAAACACTACATTTGCCCCATTAAGAAAGCTGCCTCTTATCACCGGAAAATTCTAGAATATAGCATTGAGCCCTTGCAGAACAATGTGGAACGAGTTGAAAAAGTGATTTCTCTGCAAGCCAGCAAAATTGTGGAACTGAAAAAGAAGGTAGAGTATAGGAGAGAAGAAATCATTTCTGAATTTGAGCAACTTCGACTGTTTCTGCAAAATCAGCAAGAGGCTCTTCTTAGGCAGATGAAAGATGAAGAGATGGACATTTTAACGAAACTAAATACCAACCGTATAACATTTTCAGATCATGTTTCCACATTAAAACATCTGCTGAAGGAGGTAGAGTGCAAGTGTGGGCAATCGGAACTGGAATTACTGACACATGTGAAAGGTATCTACCACAGGTATCAAAACCTAAAACGTCCTGAGCTCTTTTTATTCCGATTAAAGAAATACGGACTTAGCCTTCCTCCCCAATACTCTGGCTTGGGCAAAATTATCAAGCCATTTCAAGTAGATGTGATTCTAGATCTTGAAACAGCACACCCTCGGCTTATTGTCTCTGAGGATAGAAAAACTGTGCattatggaaagagaagaaaatacctTTGTTATAACCCAAGGAGATTTTACCTCTGCCCTGCTGTCCTGGGCTCTAAGAGATTTAGTTCTGGCCGGCATTACTGGGAGGTCATAGTGGGAAACAAGCCTAAATGGACCTTGGGAGTGTGTCAAGACTGTTTTCCTAGGAATTGGCGGAATCAGCCAGTAGCTGAGGGTGGGTTCTGGGCAATTGGGAGATATATTGAAAGCATTTATGTTATGTTGGGTCCTAAGAGAAGCCAGCTTCTGCCCACAGTAAGACCCACTAAGATTGGCATTTTTTTGGACTATGAGTTGGGTGAGGTTTCCTTTTACAATATGAATGATAGATCTCTTCTCTATACTTTTAATGATTCTTTTACAGAAGCTGTTTGTCCCTATTTCTATGTTGGAATAGATTCTGAACCTCTTCAAATCTCTTCAGTAACAGATGATGAAAGATGA